AAGAACTTTTCACTTGGGTGGTACTTCTTCTCGTATTGCTAGCCAATCTCAAGTGGAAACTAATGTTGCCGGTACAGTTAGATTTGATAGAATAAATTACGTTGAAAAAACTGACTTCTTTGGGAAAGTTAAAGTTGTTATAGGAAGAAGGGGCACTATCGGAATTTATGATGAGGATAACCGCCAAATTAAAAAATTTGAAATTCCCTACGGCGCAGAACTTTTAGTTGAAAATGGGCAGCAAGTAAAAAAAGGCCAAGCGCTGTATAACCATGACCCGTATAATTCTGTAATATTAACTGATGTAGGCGGACGAGTAAAATTTATCGATTTGATTGATAACATTACTATCCAACAAGTTGCTGATGAACAAACAGGCCACGTTCAAAAAGTTGTAATTGAATCTAAAGATAAAAACTTAACACCAAGTATTGCAATTGTTGATGATAATGGAAATGAAAAAATATTTAACATACCAACTCGTGCTTACTTGTCAGTTGAAGAGGGCGAAATAATAAATGCAGGAACGGTGCTTGCTAAAATTTCTAAACAAGCTTCTAAAACAAGAGACATTACAGGTGGTTTGCCAAGAGTTACAGAGTTATTTGAAGCCCGCAGTCCTCATGATCCGGCTATAGTTTCAGAAATAGAAGGTATAGTTAAATTTGGCGCTAGAAAAAAAGGCTCGCGCGAAATTATAGTTGTCTCTTTAGATGGTTCAATAGAAAAAGTATATAATGTTCCTTATGGGAAACATATTCTAGTACAAGAGGGTGATGAAATTCCAGCTGGTGAGAAAATTACAGATGGACCGATAGACCCCCACGACATTTTGAAAATTAAGGGACCTAACGCCGTTCAAGAATACCTTGTAAACGAAATTCAAGATGTTTACAGATTGCAAGGTGTTAAAATAAATGATAAGCATATAGAGGTAATTGTAAAACAAATGCTGCAGAAACTGAAAGTTATTTCATCCGGTGATTCTAAATTTATTGAAGAGGATTTAGTTGATAGAAATAAATTTATTGAAGAAAATGAAAGCTTGAAGAACATGGTTTACGTGATTGATCCAGGACAAAGCAAATTAAAAGCTGGTCAGTTAGTTCCAAAATCTAAGATGCGAGAAATAAATGCCGATTTAACTCGAAAAAATAAAAAGACGGTTGTTTTTAGAGATGCTGAACCAGCTACTTTTGAAAACGTATTATTAGGAATTACCCAGGCAGCACTTTCTACGGAAAGCTTCATTTCTGCTGCTTCTTTCCAAGAAACAACTAAAGTATTAACTAATGCTGCTACAGCGGCAAAGGTAGATACATTAAATGGACTTAAAGAAAACGTTGTAATGGGTCACCTAATCCCTGCAGGAACTGGATTGAAAAAATATAGAAACATAATATTAACTGAAGAGGAAGTTGAAGCAGAAAAAATATCTGAACAGCAGATAGTAAGTGAACAGACTTCAGTTGAAGAAAAAGCTGACTTATAAAGACTGATTTTCTTGACAATATTTAGTATTATATCTAAATTAAAAGTCTGAATTTTTATTAAAAGATTAATTTTTGGAGGTTTTTGCGTGCCAACAATAAATCAGTTGGTAAGAAAGGGACGAACTGTTGTTGCATCTAAAAATAAGGCACCAGCCTTAGAAGCTTGTCCACAAAAAAGAGGGGTTTGTACGAGAGTTTATACTACTACCCCTAAAAAACCTAATTCCGCCTTAAGAAAGGTGGCAAGGGTAAGGTTAACAAATGGTATCGAAGTTACTGCTTATATTCCTGGTGAAGGACATAACTTGCAAGAACATTCAATCGTTATGATAAGAGGTGGAAGAGTTAAAGATTTGCCAGGTGTAAGGTATCATATTATACGTGGTACTCTTGATACAAGCGGCGTAGAAGATAGAAAAAAAGGCCGGTCCAAGTACGGTACTAAAAAACCAAAAGCTAAATAGTTACTATTATGAGAAAGAGAAAACCTGAAAAAAAGTTTTTAAAGCCAGACCCCAAATATAACGACGTCTTAGTAGCTAAATTTATAAATTATTTGATGTGGGATGGCAAGAAATCTGTTGCTAGGCGTACACTGTACAAATCGTTTGAATTAATAGAGCAGAAAACTAAAAAGCCTGCTATCGAGATATTTAAAAAAGCAGTTCAAAATGTTCAACCATTAGTAGAGGTTAGAAGTCGAAGAGTTGGCGGTGCTACTTATCAGGTGCCTATGGAAGTTAGACCAGAAAGAAGAATTGCATTAGCATTGCGCTGGCTTAAAATTTACGCAAGAGAAAGAAAAGATAAATCAATGTCTCTAAAACTTGCAGCAGAACTAATGGCAGCTGCAAATGGTGAAGGTAATGCAATTAAGAAAAAAGATGATACTCATAGAATGGCAGAAGCAAACAAAGCATTTGCACACTTTAGATGGTAAATTAATAAGGAAAGGGTATTAAAAGTTAAATGAATCAAAAAAGAGTTGACATAGATAAGGTTCGTAACATTGGTATTATGGCTCATATAGATGCCGGTAAAACCACAACGACTGAAAGAATACTGTATTATACAGGCAAAGTCCATCGAATTGGTGAGGTACACGACGGTGCTGCTACTATGGATTGGATGGAACAAGAAAAAGAAAGAGGTATAACAATAACTAGTGCTGCTACTACTACCTTTTGGAAAGGACATCAAATTAATATTATTGATACTCCGGGACACGTCGATTTTACCGTTGAAGTTGAAAGGTCGCTAAGAGTGCTCGATGGCGCAATTGCTCTGTTTTGTGCAGTCGGTGGCGTTGAACCTCAATCAGAAACTGTGTGGAGACAAGCAGATAAATATGGTGTGCCGAGAATAGCTTTTGTAAATAAAATGGATAGAATAGGCGCTGACTTTTACAATGCTGTTCAGATGATGAAAGATAAACTGGGTGCTAATGCAATTCCCATTACTTTACCAATTGGCGAAGGTGACCTGTTCGTCGGTATTATAGATTTGATGTCTATGAAAGCACGCATTTACCACGAAGATACACTTGGTGCAACTTTTGAAGATAAAGAAATTCCACCTGACTTGTTGCCTGTAGCAAATAAATATAGAACACTAATGCTCGAAGCAGTATCTGATGTTGATGATACATTGCTTGAAAAGTATCTTGAGGGACAAGAAATTCAAGAAGAGGAAATTAAAAAGGTTTTGCGTACAGCAACTATAGAACTAAAGATAGTCCCCGTTCTTTGTGGTTCTTCATTTAAAAATAAAGGCGTGCAAAAATTACTTGATTCCGTGGTTGATTTTTTACCATCTCCTTTAGATTTAGGCGATCTTAAAGCGCATCATATTCATAAAAATGATAACGTTGCTAGAAAAATTGATCCGAATGAAAAATTTTCGGCTCTTGCTTTTAAAATTATGACAGATCCTTATGTGGGTAAATTAACTTTTATAAGAGTATATACAGGAATGCTTAAAGCTGGTTCGTACGTTTATAATTCAATTTCTGATAAAAAAGAAAGAGTAGGCAGAGTTTTGCAAATGCATGCTAATTATCGAGAAGATATGGATGAGGTAAGAGCTGGTGATATTGCAGCAGTAGTTGGACTAAAACATACAAAAACAGGTGATACTTTGTGTACAGAAGATGATCCCATTGTTTTAGAGAAAATGGCATTCCCTGAACCTGTTATTCAAATTGCAATTGAACCTAAGACTAAAGCTGACCAAGATAAATTATCCGACGCTCTTACTAAACTTTCAGATGAAGATCCGACTTTCAAGGTGAAAGTTGATGAGGAAACTGGACAAACATTAATTAGCGGGATGGGAGAGCTGCATTTAGAAATTCTTGTTGATAGAATGAAAAGAGAATTTAAAGTTGAAGCTAATGTTGGGAAACCACAAGTCGCTTATAGAGAAACAATTACTAAAACTGTCCGGGCTGAAGGTAAATTTATTAAACAAAGTGGAGGTAGAGGTAAATATGGTCACGTATGGATTGAACTCTCACCTAATGAACCTGGCAAAGGCTTTGAATTTGAAAATGCTATTGTTGGCGGTGCTGTTCCTAAAGAGTATATTAACCCGGTTATCAATGGAATTCAAGAAGCAATGAGAAATGGTGTGTTGGCTGGCTATCCAGTGGTGGACATTAAAGCAAAGCTATTTGATGGTTCATATCATGAAGTTGATTCCGATGAAATTTCTTTTAAAGTTGCAGCTTCAATTGCATTTAAAAACGGTGCCCTTAAAGCTGGTCCGATTATCTTAGAACCAATTATGAATGTTGAGGTTACAACTCCAGAAGAATACTTAGGAGATGTAATGGGAGACTTAAATTCCCGAAGAGGGAAAATAGAAGGTTTTAGCGCAAGAAAGGACGCTCAAGTTATTAAAGCTATCGTTCCATTAGCAGAAATGTTTGGTTATGCTACTACACTGAGATCTATGACGCAAGGACGCGCTATATATACTATGCAGTTTTCACATTATTCCGAAGTACCGAAATCGGTTGCAGAGGAAATTACTGAAAAGTCTCAACTTAAAAAGTCTATTGAAACTATATAGCTTAAACAAATAATTAATTAGAAAATAAAAGTACAAGGAGTTATTCGATGGCAAAAGAAAAATTCGATCGTAGTAAACCTCACGTAAACATCGGTACTATCGGACACGTTGACCATGGTAAGACTACCTTAACTGCTGCCATCACCATGGCTTTAGCTAAAAAGGGTTTATCCCAAGTTAGAACTTTCGATAGTATTGATAATGCACCAGAAGAAAGAGAAAGAGGTATTACAATTGCAACTGCTCACGTAGAATATTCAACAGAAAATAGGCATTACGCTCACGTTGACTGCCCTGGTCATGCTGATTATGTTAAAAACATGATTACAGGTGCAGCGCAGATGGACGGAGCCATTTTAGTTGTTGCAGCTACTGACGGTCCTATGCCTCAAACAAGAGAACATATTCTTTTAGCTCGTCAAGTAGGTGTACCAAGAATAGTTGTTTTCTTAAACAAAATAGATATGGTGGATGATCCTGAGTTGATAGAATTAGTAGAAGTTGAATTAAGAGACTTACTAAATCAATATGAATTTCCTGGTGACGAAATACCAATTGTTAAAGGGTCAGCTCTGAAAGCTTTAGAAGCTGGTATGGCTAATGCACCTGTTGATGACCCAAGATATCAATGCATTTGGGATTTGATGAAAGCAGTCGATGAATATATCCCTATTCCTCAAAGAGATATTGATAAACCTTTCCTCATGCCAGTTGAGGATGTGTTCTCAATTACTGGTCGTGGTACTGTTGCAACAGGTAGAGTTGAAAGAGGACAGGTTAAACTAGGTGAAGAAATTGAATTAATTGGTCTTGGAGTGCACAAGAAAACAGTTGTAACTGGTATTGAAATGTTTAGAAAAGAACTAGATGCTGCAATTGCCGGAGATAATGCTGGTATTCTTTTAAGAGGTATTGATAAAAAAGAAATTGAAAGAGGCATGGTTTTGGCAAAAACCGGCTCTATTACTCCACATACTGTTTTCGAAGGTGAAGTTTACATTCTTTCAAAAGAAGAAGGCGGAAGACATACCCCGTTCTTCCAAGGTTATAGACCTCAGTTTTATTTTAGAACAACTGACGTAACTGGTGTTGTTACTTTACCAGAAGGAACTGAGATGGTTATGCCAGGTGATAAGGTGAATATGAAAGTAGAACTAATTGCTGAAATTGCTATGGAAGAAGGTTTGAGATTCGCTATTCGTGAAGGCGGTAGAACAGTAGGAGCGGGTCTCGTAACCAAAATTATTAAGTAGAAATACATGTTTTGAAGGGAAAGTTTTTTTGCTTTCCCTTCTTTATGAATGAAAAAGGAGATAATGAAGTGCCCGGTCAAAAGATAAGAATTAAACTTAAGTCTTATGATCATATTTTGATTGATAAGTCAACAGAAAAAATTATTAAAACAGTTAAAAGTACAGGTGCTATTGTGTCTGGTCCTATTCCGTTACCGACAAAACGGACAGTGTTTACAGTTTTGCGTTCTCCGCATGTTGACAAAAAATCTCGTGAACAATTTGAAATTAGAGCTCATAAAAGAATAATCGATATTCATAACTCTAATAACAAAACCGTCGATGCTCTTAGCAAGTTAGAAATACCGGCGGGAGTTGATATTGAAATAAAGCTATAAGGATAATTATTATGCCAGGCTTGTTAGCAAAAAAAATCCAAATGACTAATATTTTCTCTGATGATGGTAATATTATTCCTGTAACAGTTCTTGAGGCTGGCCCATGTACTGTTTATGCTATTAAAACAAAAGAAAAAGACGGTTACCAGGCTTTACAGATTGGTTATGGACAAAAGAAAGATAAAAAAGTAAATAAGGCTCAAAAAGTTGTTTTTGAAAAGTTCAATTTAAAAGCCCCAGCTATACTAAAAGAATTTAGAAATTTTGATGTCTCTCAATTTAAAATTGGCGATGAGTTGAAAGTAGATTTATTTCAAGTCGGCGATAAAGTTAAAGTTACAGGCAAGAGTAAGGGCAAAGGATTTCAAGGAGTTGTAAAAAGGCATGGCTTTGGCGGAATCGGAATGACAACTCACGGTCAAAGTGATAGGGTTAGGGCACCGGGTTCCATTGGTGCTAGCTCTTATCCTTCCAGAGTATTTAAGGGACAAAGAATGGCTGGAAGAATGGGCAATGAAAAAGTTACAGTAAGAAACTTGAAAGTTGTAAAAGTTATACCAGAAAAGAACATAATTTTTGTTAAAGGTGCTGTACCAGGTGCAGTAAATTCAATAGTCGAAATAAATAAATAATTCTGTGTGTCTAAAATGAAACTAGATGTTTACAAAATTGATGGTACTAAATCTGAAGAACAAGTAGAACTTCCTAAAGAAATTTTTGAAATAGAACCGAACGACCATGTATTGTACTTGGCAGTTAAGGCGTATTTAGCTAATCAAAGACAGGGTACCCATAAAGCGAAAGAACGAAGTGAGGTTAGAGGAGGAGGTAAAAAGCCATGGCGTCAAAAGGGTAGAGGCGGGGCAAGAGCTGGTACTATACGTTCCCCTCTTTGGATAGGCGGAGGTTCAATATTCGGTCCTAAACCAAGAGATTATAGGCAATACTTAAATAAAAAAGTAATTTCATTAGCGAGAAAATCAGCACTTTCCTATAAGGCTAAGGCAAATCAAATAATGATTGTAGAAGATTTTGATTACGAGGAGCCAAAGACAAAAAGGTTTGTAGAACTTTTGAACAACTTAAAGCTAACTGGTAAAAAAACTTTATTATTAACTAACGGAAAAAGAGAAAACATTTTTAAATCCGGCAGAAATATAGAAAGGGTTAATATTTTAGAAGCTAATAAAGCCTCTGCTTATGATATTGTAAATAATCAAATTTTACTGGTGCAAAAAAGCGCATTGCAATTATTAGAAAGTACTTTTAATTAGGTCGGTATAAACTATGCATAATATACTAATAAAACCTTTAATTACAGAAAAAATGTCGAACATAACTGCTAAAGATGAAACTAAATATGGGTTTGTAGTTTCGTACAATGCTAACAAAATTGCTATAGCTCAGGCAATTAAACAAAAGTTTAATGTTGATGTGGTTTCTGTAAATACGATAAGATACAAGGGTAAATCAAAAACACAGTTTACAAGAAAAGGCCGCTTTACTGGTAAGACGCCGCGATTTAAAAAAGCAATAGTTACATTAAAGGCTGGCCAAAAAATAGATATTTTTAGTCAAGT
This genomic interval from Melioribacteraceae bacterium 4301-Me contains the following:
- the rpsL gene encoding 30S ribosomal protein S12, which codes for MPTINQLVRKGRTVVASKNKAPALEACPQKRGVCTRVYTTTPKKPNSALRKVARVRLTNGIEVTAYIPGEGHNLQEHSIVMIRGGRVKDLPGVRYHIIRGTLDTSGVEDRKKGRSKYGTKKPKAK
- the rpsG gene encoding 30S ribosomal protein S7; the protein is MRKRKPEKKFLKPDPKYNDVLVAKFINYLMWDGKKSVARRTLYKSFELIEQKTKKPAIEIFKKAVQNVQPLVEVRSRRVGGATYQVPMEVRPERRIALALRWLKIYARERKDKSMSLKLAAELMAAANGEGNAIKKKDDTHRMAEANKAFAHFRW
- the fusA gene encoding elongation factor G produces the protein MNQKRVDIDKVRNIGIMAHIDAGKTTTTERILYYTGKVHRIGEVHDGAATMDWMEQEKERGITITSAATTTFWKGHQINIIDTPGHVDFTVEVERSLRVLDGAIALFCAVGGVEPQSETVWRQADKYGVPRIAFVNKMDRIGADFYNAVQMMKDKLGANAIPITLPIGEGDLFVGIIDLMSMKARIYHEDTLGATFEDKEIPPDLLPVANKYRTLMLEAVSDVDDTLLEKYLEGQEIQEEEIKKVLRTATIELKIVPVLCGSSFKNKGVQKLLDSVVDFLPSPLDLGDLKAHHIHKNDNVARKIDPNEKFSALAFKIMTDPYVGKLTFIRVYTGMLKAGSYVYNSISDKKERVGRVLQMHANYREDMDEVRAGDIAAVVGLKHTKTGDTLCTEDDPIVLEKMAFPEPVIQIAIEPKTKADQDKLSDALTKLSDEDPTFKVKVDEETGQTLISGMGELHLEILVDRMKREFKVEANVGKPQVAYRETITKTVRAEGKFIKQSGGRGKYGHVWIELSPNEPGKGFEFENAIVGGAVPKEYINPVINGIQEAMRNGVLAGYPVVDIKAKLFDGSYHEVDSDEISFKVAASIAFKNGALKAGPIILEPIMNVEVTTPEEYLGDVMGDLNSRRGKIEGFSARKDAQVIKAIVPLAEMFGYATTLRSMTQGRAIYTMQFSHYSEVPKSVAEEITEKSQLKKSIETI
- the tuf gene encoding elongation factor Tu, with product MAKEKFDRSKPHVNIGTIGHVDHGKTTLTAAITMALAKKGLSQVRTFDSIDNAPEERERGITIATAHVEYSTENRHYAHVDCPGHADYVKNMITGAAQMDGAILVVAATDGPMPQTREHILLARQVGVPRIVVFLNKIDMVDDPELIELVEVELRDLLNQYEFPGDEIPIVKGSALKALEAGMANAPVDDPRYQCIWDLMKAVDEYIPIPQRDIDKPFLMPVEDVFSITGRGTVATGRVERGQVKLGEEIELIGLGVHKKTVVTGIEMFRKELDAAIAGDNAGILLRGIDKKEIERGMVLAKTGSITPHTVFEGEVYILSKEEGGRHTPFFQGYRPQFYFRTTDVTGVVTLPEGTEMVMPGDKVNMKVELIAEIAMEEGLRFAIREGGRTVGAGLVTKIIK
- the rpsJ gene encoding 30S ribosomal protein S10, which translates into the protein MNEKGDNEVPGQKIRIKLKSYDHILIDKSTEKIIKTVKSTGAIVSGPIPLPTKRTVFTVLRSPHVDKKSREQFEIRAHKRIIDIHNSNNKTVDALSKLEIPAGVDIEIKL
- the rplC gene encoding 50S ribosomal protein L3, which encodes MPGLLAKKIQMTNIFSDDGNIIPVTVLEAGPCTVYAIKTKEKDGYQALQIGYGQKKDKKVNKAQKVVFEKFNLKAPAILKEFRNFDVSQFKIGDELKVDLFQVGDKVKVTGKSKGKGFQGVVKRHGFGGIGMTTHGQSDRVRAPGSIGASSYPSRVFKGQRMAGRMGNEKVTVRNLKVVKVIPEKNIIFVKGAVPGAVNSIVEINK
- the rplD gene encoding 50S ribosomal protein L4 yields the protein MKLDVYKIDGTKSEEQVELPKEIFEIEPNDHVLYLAVKAYLANQRQGTHKAKERSEVRGGGKKPWRQKGRGGARAGTIRSPLWIGGGSIFGPKPRDYRQYLNKKVISLARKSALSYKAKANQIMIVEDFDYEEPKTKRFVELLNNLKLTGKKTLLLTNGKRENIFKSGRNIERVNILEANKASAYDIVNNQILLVQKSALQLLESTFN
- the rplW gene encoding 50S ribosomal protein L23, which codes for MHNILIKPLITEKMSNITAKDETKYGFVVSYNANKIAIAQAIKQKFNVDVVSVNTIRYKGKSKTQFTRKGRFTGKTPRFKKAIVTLKAGQKIDIFSQV